The DNA window CGGATACTGGGACCTGGGATTGACCTACTGGGAAGAGGGCGAGGCGGCACCTGACCGCTATTCGATATCCTTCAGCCCAGTGTTCGTCTACCGATTCAACGCCGATGGCTTCACGCCATTCATCGAAGCAGGCATCGGAGCCGCTGCATTCAGCGGCACTCAGGTCGGCGATCGAGACCTTGGATCACGCCTTGCATTCGAAGATCGTATCGGCGCCGGCGTCGAGTTCGCTGTTCATCACGTCATCGGGATACGCGCTATGCACTACTCGAATGCCGATCTAGCGCGCCCTAATCAAGGAATCGAGTCATACAGCCTGTATTATCGCTATTCGTTTT is part of the Halotalea alkalilenta genome and encodes:
- a CDS encoding acyloxyacyl hydrolase, with protein sequence MHPAFSLGIAALACLPWVSTFAGSMTIAPGITGQSDATLRLAYGRAWDNRWLQSQRGELSGYWDLGLTYWEEGEAAPDRYSISFSPVFVYRFNADGFTPFIEAGIGAAAFSGTQVGDRDLGSRLAFEDRIGAGVEFAVHHVIGIRAMHYSNADLARPNQGIESYSLYYRYSF